In Mycetocola spongiae, the genomic stretch GGATCAGGCCCGCTCGCGCCATACCGGCGGCTCCGGCCTGGGCCTGTCCATCGTGAAGCACACCGTGCAGAATCACGGCGGAGAGGTGCGGGTATGGTCCCGCGTGGGCCAGGGGTCCACGTTCACCATTCGCCTGCCCGAGGCCTCGGCCGATGCCCGGGCCCAGATTGACCAGCTTTCAGCCAGTACCAGCACAGAGGAGAACTAAATGCCCCGCATCCTGCTCGTCGAGGACGAACCCTCGCTCAGCGAACCGCTCATCTATCTGCTGGAGCGCGAGGGCTATACGGTGGAGCTCGCCGAGGACGGCCCCGCCGCGGTGGCCGCTTTCCAGGCCACGCCCGCGGACCTGATCCTGCTGGACCTGATGCTCCCCGGGATGCCCGGCACCGAGGTATGCCGCCAGATCCGCCAGGACTCGGCCGTGCCCATCATCATGGTCACCGCAAAATCCGATGAGGTGGATATCGTGGTGGGCCTGGAACTGGGGGCCGATGACTACATCACCAAGCCCTATAAGAGCCGCGAGCTCCTGGCCCGCGTGCGCGCAGTTCTGCGCCGCCGCGTGAGCGAGGAGGAGGATCCCGGGCTGGACGATACCGTGCTGGGCGCGGGCACCGTGGTCATGGACCTGAACCGCCATACCGTGCAGGTGCGCGGAGAAAACGTCGCGATGCCGCTGAAGGAATTTGAGCTGCTGGAGATGCTGCTGCGTAATACCGGCCGCGTACTCACCCGCGGTCAGCTGATTGACCGGGTCTGGGGCAGCGATTATTTTGGCGATACCAAGACGCTGGACGTGCACATTAAGCGCATCCGCTCGCGGATCGAGGATGTGCCCTCCGAGCCGAAGATGCTGCTGACCGTGCGCGGCCTGGGCTACCGCTTCGAGGGATAACCGGCGCAGCAGCACAAAGGGCCCCCGTCGGTGACGGGGGCCCTTTGTGCTGGTGGAGAGGATCGGTTAGTGGCCGGTCTTCTGCTCGGTGGCGCCGTCCACGGCGTCGTCGATTTCCACGGTGGCCGAGGAGCTCGGGATCGGCTCCGGGGTCAGGTTGCTGTACTCCTCGAGGACCGGGTCGAGCACGGGAACCCGCACCTCGGAGCCGGTCTCATCGGCGTACTGGAAGAACACGGCGGCATCGGCACCGGAGGGCGTGGTGAGGCCCTCGAGGAGGATGCCGGATTCCTTGCCCACGCCAAATGCGGTGGAGCCGGAGGCCTTCACCTCGACGGTGACGGAGCCACCCGGGTACTCGATCAGCAGGTCCTGGGGCTTATCGCCCTGGTTGATCACGGTGACGGCAAGCACGCCGTTCTTCTTGCCATCGGCGATGATCAGGGCGTTGCGGATATCAAGCGAACCCACGTTGGTGCCGATTCCGTCGCTCGCATCGTACTGCTTCAGGGTGGCCTGCGGGGCAATCATGTTGCAGCCGGCGGTGCCGATCAAAACGGTTGCGGCAAGAACGGCCGTGGTCAAGTAACGCGCCTTCACTGGTCCTCCAAGAACAAGACGGGTGGCAGGCGCGCAGGATTACACGCATGCGAGGGCTAGAACAACCACCAGTCTAGCCTGAGTGGTTGCGGGCGCGTGACCGCAAAACGAGTATTATCACATACCGTTGCCGGTTCGCGGGAAACCGCGGAGCATAATGACAGGGAGCGGCCGGCCCGGAAAACGCCGTGCCGCCGTGCTCGCCGCGGGCGCGTCCCGGCCCGATACGCGCGGGCTGCCCCGCCGCGGCGAAGTGCCCGCTACGCTCGAAACATGAGTGTTGAACCCGTTGTGGCCGTAATCGTCGTCGCCGCCGGCAGTGGAACCCGCCTCGGCGGCGATCTGCCCAAGGCCTTCCGCCCGCTCGCGGGCCGCAGCATCCTGGAACACGCACTGCATCCGGTCTTTGAGATGCGCCGCGAGGCGCAGGTGGTCGTGGTCGCCCCCGAGGCCTTTCGGGGCGAGGCACAGACGATGCTGACCCACGTGGCGGGTGCCGCCCAGGAGTATGCCTCCGTGGTGGTGGGTGGGGCCAGCCGCCAGGAGTCCGTGGCCGCGGGCCTTGGTGCGCTCCTGCCCTCGGTGCGGATCGTGCTGGTACACGATGCCGCGCGCGCCCTGACCCCGGTGAGCCTGCTGGATAACGTGGTGGACGCCGTGGCCGCCAATGCCCGCGGCATCGTCCCGGGTCTTGCCGTGACCGACACCATTAAACGCGTGGACTCCGAGGAGATGGTGGTGGAGACCGTGGACCGCGAGGAACTGCGCGCGATGCAGACCCCGCAGGGTTTCCCGCGCCACGCGCTGGATGCCGCATATGCCCGGGCGGATAGCGAATATACCGATGATGCCGCGCTCTTTGCCGCGGCCGGCGGCAGCGTTGCGCTGATCCCCGGGGACGCCCGCGCCTTTAAAATCACCACGCCCTGGGACCTGAACCGCGCCGAACACCTCTTGCGCCCGAGCGGCACGGAGGGCATCCGCGTGGGGGTCGGCGTGGACGTGCACGCCTATGACGATAATCAGGAGCTGTGGCTGGCCGGGCTGCACTGGCCGGGGGAGACCGGGCTGGCCGGGCATAGCGATGGCGATGCCGTGGCCCATGCCATGACCGACGCTCTACTCAGCGCCGCGCGCCTCGGCGATATCGGGTCGATGTTTGGCACCGATGACCCGCGGTTTGCGCAGGCCTGCGGCGAGGTCTTCCTGATTGCCACGCGCGAGCGCCTGATCGCCGCGGGATTCCATATCGAAAACGTCGCGGTGCAGGTGATCGGTAACTCCCCGCGCTTCTCCGCGCGCCGCACCGAGGCCGAGGCCGTGCTTTCGGGCCTGATCGGGGCACCCGTGAGCCTGAGCGCCACCACCACGGACCGGCTGGGTTTTGCCGGCCGCGGCGAGGGCCTCACGGCAATCGCCACGGCCTCGCTGCGCGCCACCACCGCCGGATAACACCCTTAGTTCACCCGATTCTCCGGGAAATCCTGCGAGATATTGGGTGCCCGGCGTGCCGAGAGCCCGCGCGCCAAGTAGTCTTAGAGGCGTGGCACTGCACCTCTATGACTCCAAGGCTCAAGAACTTCGCGAATTTACCCCGTTAAATCCGGGTGAAGCGGGTATCTACGTTTGTGGACCCACCGTGCAGTCCTCCCCGCATATCGGCCATCTGCGCTCGGCGCTGGTTTATGATCAGCTGCGCCGCTGGCTCGATTATTCGGGCTATCGCGTGACCCTCGTGCGCAATGTCACCGATATCGACGATAAGGTCCTGGCCAATGCCACCGACGCCGAGCCCTGGTGGGCCCTCGCGTATCGCATGGAGCTGGAGTTTAACGACGGCTACCGGGCGCTGGGCATCGCCCCGCCCACCTATGAGCCGCGCGCGACCGCGAGTATCCAGCAGATGCACGAGATCATCCTGCGCCTGATCGATCGTGGCCATGCCTATGCCGCCTCCGATGACTCGGGCGATGTGTATTTTGATGTGCGCAGCTGGCCTGCCTATGGTGCGCTCACGCGCCAGAGCGTGGACGCCATGGAGGACGCCACCGACGCCGATCCGCGTGGTAAGCGCGATCCGCATGATTTTGCGCTGTGGAAGGGCCGCAAGGACGGCGAGCCCGCCTCCGCCACCTGGTCAAGCCCGTGGGGCCCCGGCCGCCCCGGCTGGCATATCGAATGCTCGGCCATGTCGAGCCGTTATCTCGGCGGCAGTTTTGATATTCACGGCGGTGGGCTCGACCTGCGCTTCCCGCATCACGAGAACGAGCTGGCCCAGTCCACCGCGGCGGGAGACGGTTTTGCCTCCTATTGGGTGCATAACGGCCTCGTGAACGTGGGGGGACAAAAGATGTCCAAGTCCCTCGGTAACTCGCTCTTCGCCGCCGATCTGCTGGCCTCGGCCCGCCCGATTGTGCTGCGCTATTACCTGGGCCAGGCCCACTACCGTTCCACGATTGATTTCCACGACGGCGCGCTCGATGAGGCCGCCGCGGCGCTGGACCGGATCGAGAGTTTCCTCGATCGGGTGGAGCGCCGCCTGGCCGAGACCCGCTTTGCCGGGTCCGGTACCCCCGTGCCGCCCGCGGATTTTGTGGCGGCGATGGACGATGATTTGGCCGTTCCCCAGGCGCTTGCGGTGTTGCACGACACCATTCGCTCGGGTAATGCCGCAATCGACGGCGATGATTTGGCCGCCGCCGCTACCGCCCAGGCCGAGGTCATTGCCATGACCAATATCCTCGGCATCAACCCACTTTCGGCAACCTGGAACGAGACGGGGGAGAGCGCGGCACTATTCGCACTGGACCCCCTGGTTCAGCGGTTGCTGGGGCAACGCGAACAGGCTCGGGCCGACCGAGACTTCGCCACCGCTGACCGTATCCGTGATGACCTCCAGGCCGCGGGGATCACGATTGAAGACACCCCCTCCGGGGCACATTGGAGTATTGATGGCTAGTAATAACGGACGTCCGGGCGCGATGCGCAAGGCGAAGAAGGGTGCCAGCAAGGGCACCGGTGGCCTCGGCCGCAAGTCCCTCGAGGGCAAGGGCCCGACCCCCAAGGCCGAGGACCGCACGTATCACGTGGCCGGCAAGCGTAAGCTCGCCCAGGAGCGCCTCGCCGCCGCGCGCGGCGGTCGTGGACCCGCGGCCTCCAAGCGCACCGATGCCAATTCCTCCACCGCCGCCCCGGCCCCCCAGCCGCGCCGGCAGAAGGCCCGCCAGGCCGATGAGTCGGAGATCGTCACCGGTCGCAACGCCGTGCTTGAGGCGCTGCGCGCGAAGATCCCCGCGAGTGCCCTGTATATGGCCACGCGCATCGAATACGATGAGCGCGTAAAGGAGATCATCACGATCGCCACGGGTCGTGGCATCCCGATTCTTGAGGTCATGCGTCCCGAGCTGGACCGCATGGTCAGCTTCGACTCGGTGCACCAGGGCCTCGCGCTGAAGGTGCCGCCGTATAAGTACGAGCACCCCGAGGAGCTGCTGCAGAAGACCATCTCGCGCGCCCAGAAGCCGCTGTTTGTGGCCCTGGACGGCATCACCGATCCCCGCAACCTCGGCGCGATCCTGCGCTCGACCGCCGCCTTCGGCGGGCAGGGCGTTATCGTGCCGCAGCGTCGCTCGGTGGGCATGACCGCCTCGGCCTGGCGCACGTCGGCCGGTGCCGCGGCGCGTACCCCCGTGGCGATGGCCACCAACCTCACGCAGACCATCAAGGCCTTTAAGGCGGCGGGCGTCTTTGTGATTGGTCTCGACGGCGGCGGCGATACCATGCTTCCGGGCCTGGAACTGGCCGATCGCCCGATCCTGATCGTGGTGGGTAGCGAGGGCAAGGGCCTGTCCCGCCTGGTTACCGAGAACTGCGATGCGATCGTCTCGATTCCGATCAGCGCGGCCACCGAGTCGCTGAACGCCGGTATTGCTGCGTCGGTCACGCTCTACGAGATCTCGCGCCTGCGCGCCGAGACCGCGGCCGCCAAAAAATAGCGGTGAGAAAAACCCCCGCATTCCGGCCAGGCCGGAATGCGGGGGTTTTTATTTTAAGCGCTAGACCAGGTCGCGCCAATCGGTGCCGGGCGGGGCCTCCTCGATATCCTCGGGCAGCGTGATTGCCTCGGTCGCGGGGGCGATCACGGTGGCCTCATCGCGGCGGTGACGCAGCACATCGTTGATATATGAGCTGAGCGCCTCCGCGAGCGGCACGTCGCGCCCCGACATCTCGGAGAGGTGCCAGCGGTGCTCCAGCAGCTGGTGGAAGACCTCGGCCGGCTCCAGCTTGCCCTTCAGATCGCGCGGGATCGCCTTCACGACCGGCTCAAAGACGCGGATCAGCCACTCGTGTGCCACCATCTCCTCGTCCAGGTCCTGCTTGCCGTTTGCGGCGATATAGGCGTCGAGGTCGTTCAGGAGTCGGCGGGCCTGGTTTTCTCCCGTGTCCAGGCCCGTGAGGCGCAGCAGGCGGCGCTGGTGGTGTCCGGCGTCCACCACCTTGGGCTGGATGCGCACGGTGGTGCCGGCCTCATCGGTGCGGATCGCGAGCTCCTCGATATCAAATCCCAGCTCGTTCAGGCGGTCCACGCGCGAGCTGATCCGCCAGCGCTCGGTGGACGAGAAGGACTCGGATTCGGTCAGCTCGGTCCACAGCGAGCGATAGGCAGCGACGATTCCATTGGAGAGCTTCACGGGGTCCAGGTCCTCATCGGCCCGGCCCCCCGCCTCCAGGTCCATCAGCTCGCCCGCGATATTTACGCGCGCGATCTCGAGGTCGTTTTCGCGCTGCCCGTTGGAGAGCCCGCCCGGGTAGAGCTTGCCGGTTTCGGCGTCCACCAGATACGCGGCAAATGCGCCGGCATCGCGGCGGAAGAGCGTATTGGACAGCGAGACATCGCCCCAGAAGAAGCCCACGATATGCAGGCGCACCAGCAGCACCGCGAGGGCGTCCACCAGCCGCGTCGCGGTATCGGGGCGCAACTGCTGCGAGAATAGCGCGCGATAGGGGAGCGAGAAGCGCAGGTGTCGCGTGACCAGCACGGAGGGCAGTTCATCGCCGTGGCCGGTGGCCCGGCCGGTGATGACGGCCAGGGGGTCCACGCAGGGGATATCAAGGCGCTGCAGCGTGCGCAACATGTCGTATTCGCCGCGGGCCATCTCCGTGGTGGTCTCCTTCACGGCCACCACATAGCCGGAGAGATTCGCGAAGCGCACGAGGTGGCGCGAGATTCCCTTCGGCAGTGACGCGATAGTCTCGCTCGGCCAGGCCTCGAGGGGCAGGTCCCAGGGGAGGTCCAGCAGGGCGGGGTCAACGGTGGCCGACGTGATATTCAGCGATCCACTCATGGTGCTCCTTAACGCAAAAATCGGTCTCGCTCGGCAATGAGCCGAGTCGAAACCGAGCTCGAAACCGCGGGGTACGGATGCGTTCGCGGTGCCGGGGAAACCCCGACACCGCGAACGCGAGGGCCGTGATTAGGCCGAAACGGTGGGCTTGCTCAGGCGCAGGCCGGACTCGACGTCGAAGACGTGCAGGTGGTTCGGGAGAACCTCCAGGCGCACGGTCTCTCCGGCGTAGGGGTGGATGCGGCCGTCAACGCGGGCAACCAGGTCGGTACGGATGCCGTCGATATCGGCGTGACCGTAGAGGTAGCCATCGGCTCCGAGCTCCTCCACGAGGTCAACAACCACCTCGAGGCCCGCGTTGGGGTCCTCGGTGACGCGGATGTCCTCGGGGCGCACACCGATGGTGGCCTTGGGGGCGGAGGTCTGCGAGAGGGTCTCGCGCTCCACCGGGACGATGGAGGAACCGAACTGGGCGCCGCCGTCGGTCAGGCCCACCTGGAGCAGGTTCATTGCGGGCGAACCGATGAAGCCGGCCACGAAGACGTTCTCGGGCTTCTCGTACAGGTCGCGGGGGGTTCCCACCTGCTGGAGCAGTCCGTCCTTGAGCACGGCGATGCGGTCACCCATGGTGAGCGCCTCGGTCTGGTCGTGGGTCACATATACGGTGGTGACGCCGAGGCGGCGCTGCAGCGATGCGATCTGGGTACGGGTCTGTACGCGCAGCTTGGCGTCGAGGTTCGACAGCGGCTCGTCCATGAGGAATACCTGGGGCTGACGCACGATTGCGCGACCCATGGCCACACGCTGACGCTGACCACCCGAGAGGGCCTTGGGCTTGCGGGTGAGGTAGTCCTCGAGGTCGAGGAGCTTGGCTGCCTCCAGGACACGAGCGGCACGCTCCTCCTTGCCCACGCCGGCGATCTTCAGGGCGAAGCCCATGTTCTCGGCCACGGTCATGTGGGGGTAGAGCGCGTAGTTCTGGAAGACCATGGCGATGTCACGGTCCTTCGGGGGGATATCGGTGACGTCGCGGTCACCGATCAGGATGCGGCCGTCGTTAACCTCTTCGAGGCCGGCGAGCATGCGCAGCGACGTGGACTTACCACAGCCGGAGGGGCCAACCAGGACGAGGAATTCGCCATCCGCGACCTCGAGGTTGAGCTTATCTACCGCGGCGCGGGTTCCGCCCGGGTACATGCGTGTTGCGTTATCAAAAGTGACCGAAGCCATTTTCTTCTCCTTCACCGGCAGGTACGTGCCGGACGATCCGTTGTGATGGATACCCCGCCGCGATAACACGTGCGGGGGTGCGACGACAGTGGCGCTAGGCCAGTATGGCACGCTTTTGATACGACGCGAACTGTATACAAAATAACAATTCAATTCCATTCGTTTGGCTATTATGCAGGCAGGACATTTACGATAGGTAGGTGTGTGCCGTGTCGGATGGCACAGAGCGCACGTATCTGAAGCGAGGATCTATGAGTAACAGCACCGAACCCGATCGCCAGGAAGGCTCATCGGTACGCGAATCGGTGCGCGTCCGTGCCGCGGAAATCCGTAGCGCGCAGCGCAAAAAAGACATCGCGCTCCGCTCCCTGCTGATCGGCGCGGGCGTGATCGTGGTTGCCGCAATCGTGGTCGCCGTGACCATGACCTTCGCCACCACCGAGACCTCGGCCAATACCGGGCCGGCCAATATGGCGAGCAACGGTGCCGTGGTGGGCGCCGATCTGAAAACCGTGCGCACCGAGTCCCTTCCCGTGACCGATGCCCCCCGACCCACGCCGATCGATCCGGCCGTCCCCAATATTCGGGTTTATATCGACTACCTCAGCGCCGATAGCGGCGAGTTTGAGAAGGCCAATGGCGAGCTGCTGAAGGGCTTCGCCCAGGACGGCGTGGCCACGGTGGAGATTCACCCGCTGGCCATCCTCACCGGTAAGTCCGCGGGCAGCCAGTATTCGCTGCGCTCGGCCAATGCCGCCGCCTGCGTGGCCAATTATTCGCCCGATACGTTCTTCGCCTTTAACCAGGCGCTCTTTGCCGATCAGCCCACCGAGGGCACCACGGGCCACGACGATAAGAAGCTGCTGAGCATCGCATCGCAGGCCGGGGCGAGCGATACCCGCGAGATCGGTAAGTGCATCGATAAGGTCACCTATAAGACCTGGGTGTCCAATGCCACCGATCGCGCCCTCGCGGATCCGATTCCGGACTCCAAGCTCGACCGCCTGAAGGGCGTTCCGACCATCATCGTGAACGATAAGGTCTATACCGGAGCCCCCGGCGATAGCAAGGAATTCCGCGCGTTTGTCCTCTCCGTTGCGAGCGAGGCACAGAATAAGGCCACCGCGAGCGCAACCCCCGAGCCTGCCGAGGAGGCCCCCGCGGAGGAGGCTCCCGCCGAGGAGGCCCCCGCCGCGGGCTAGTCCGCGCCGCGGCACACCGGTGCGCGGGTGGCGGCAGGCCCGCCTCCGTGCCCTATAATTGGACCGTGCCGACCGCGGCACCAACCGCCGTTTTAGCTCAGTTGGTAGAGCACCGCACTTGTAATGCGAAGGTCGCGAGTTCGATTCTCGCAAACGGCTCCACCCCACCGCCCGTCCGGATTCCCCGGCCGGGCGGTGTTGTTTTTAAGGGGAAAACCCACTCCGGAATCCTTATTCTGAATATTGAATACAATTCTCGGTCCCCCGTGGGAGGCGCGGAATTCCGGGATTCTTGACCCACGCACCCGGCCTCGGGAGGACCAATAACCCGCGAATAATTCGGGGGATCGGGCAAACCTATGCGAAAATGGGCCGGTGAATAGCGAAAAAGAGGCCGTACCGGTGAGACACGTTGAACCCGAGGAGGGGGACCGTAGCTTCTTCGGACAGCCCCGCGGCCTGGCCACACTCTTTGGTGTGGAAATGTGGGAGCGCTTCTCCTTCTACGGAATGCAGGGCATCCTCGCGTTCTACCTCTACTTCTCCGCCGTGGACGGCGGCCTGGGCATGGAGCAGTCCACCGCCCTGGGAATCGTGGGCGCCTATGGTGGAACCGTCTACCTGTTCACGATCGTCGGCGCCTGGCTCGCCGACCGGGTCCTCGGCCCCGAGCGCGTGCTGTTCTATTCCGCCGTGGTCATCATGCTGGGACATATCTGCCTCGCCGTGATTCCCGGCTTTATCGGTGTGGCCGTGGGTCTGGTCTTTGTGGCCCTGGGCAGTGGTGGGCTGAAGGCCAATGCCACGAGCATCGTGGGTCTGCTCTATACGGCCAAGGATTCGCGCCGCGATGCGGGCTTCTCGCTGTTCTACCTCGGAATTAACGTGGGAGGCTTCCTCGGCCCGATCCTGACCGGGCTGGTCCAGAGCACGGTCGGATTCCACTATGCGTTTGGCCTCGCCGCGCTGGGCATGGCCGCGGGCCTGACCCAGTACGCCTTTGGCCGTCGCCGCCTGCCCGTTGCCGCACAGGCCGTGGCCAATCCGCTGCCGCGTGCCGAGCGCGGGCGCTGGATCCTGATCACCATTGCGGCGATTGCCGTGATCGCCGTTCTGCTGCTGACGGGTGTGGTGACGGCCGAAAATATCGCCGTGAGCGTGTCCATCCTGATCAGCGCGGCAGCGGTCGTCTATTTTGCTGTGATCCTCTCCAGCAAAAAGATCACCACCATCGAGCGTCGCCGCGTATACGGCTTTATTCCGCTCTTCCTGGGCAGCGTGGCGTTCTGGGCCCTGTATATGCAGCAGTTCACCGTGCTTGCCGCGTATTCGGATTCCCGCCTGAACCGCGTGGTATTCGGCTGGGAGATGCCGCCGTCCTGGGTGCAGTCGATCAACCCGATTTTTGTCATGATCCTCTCCGGTGTCTTCGCGGCACTGTGGACCAAGCTGGGTAATCGCCAGCCCAGTACCCCGGTCAAGTTCAGCCTCTCGATCATCGGTATCGGTGTGGCCTTCCTCCTGTTCCTGCCGATGTCCGGCGGTGGCCCCGGCAGTGCACCGCTGCTGGCCCTGGTGGGTATCCTGTTCATCTTCACGGTCTCCGAGCTGCTGCTCTCGCCCGTGGGCCTGTCGGTGGCCACCAAGCTGGCCCCGGCCGCGTTCCACACCCAGATGGTGGCGCTCTTTTTCCTCTCGGTCTCGCTGGGTTCGGCGCTGTCCGGATCGCTCGCCCAGTTCTATTCGGCCCAGACCGAGGTTCCGTATTTTGGAATTCTGGGTGCCGTGTCCATCGTGATCGGGCTCGCGCTGCTGCTCCTGCGTGGCCCCATCCTGCGACTCTTTGCGGGAGTGCGCTAGCGGGAGGGCTAGGCTGGGGTCTTTGAGGACGGAGGAACCCCGATGCCGCAGACCGCACAGAAACACCCGTTTCCGCGCTGGATAGCCCTGCCGATCGCGATGCTCGTGGGCGCGATGATGGCGACCCAGGTGCGGATCAACGGCGAACTCGGTTCGCGCCTGGACGATGGCTTCACGGCCGCCGCGAGCGCCTTTGGCATGGGGTTCCTGCTGTGCCTGATCGCGGTCAGTTTCTCGCCCGTGGCCCGTGCCGGGTTGCGCCGGGTGGTCCGTGGCCTGCGCGACGGAAGCATTCCCTGGTTTACCGTGCTGGGTGGCCTCGGTGGTGCCTTTTTTGTGCTGAGCCAGAGCCTGGTGGGGGCGCTCGTGGGAATCGCCATGTTCAGTGTGGCCGTCGTGGCCGGACAAACCCTCTCCGGGCTGGTGATCGACGGCGTGGGCTTTGGCCCGAGCGGCCGCGTGGCGCTCACCGTGGCCCGGCTGGGCGGGGCCGTGCTGATCCTCGGGGCCGTGGGCTGGTCGGTCTCCGGGAAACTCGCGGAGAATATCGGAATCGGGGCGCTTGCCCTGCCCGTGATCTCGGGAATCCTGGTGGGCCTGCAGCAGGCCGTAAACGGGCGCGTGCGCGTGGCCGCCGGCAGCACCCTATCCGCGACCTTTATCAACTTCATCGTGGGCAGCGTGGTGCTCACCTCGGTGGCCCTGATTCATGGGCTTCTCCAGCCGCATACGCTGGTATTTCCCTCCAACCCGCTGCTGTATCTTGGCGGCGTGCTCGGGGTCACCTTCATCGCACTCTCGGCGTTTATCGTGCAGCACACAGGGGTATTGCTCCTCGGAATGGGTACCGTGGCCGGTCAGCTCATCACCGGGGTGATCCTGGACATCGTGGATCACGGGGTGGCCGGGGTGGGGTTTTCCACCATCGGTGGGGCCGCGCTGGCCCTGATCGCGGCGCTGATTGCAAGCCTGCCCTCCCCGGCGCTCGCGCGTGGACACCGCATCGTGGACCCGCTGTCCTAGAAACCCAGAACGGCCCCGCTCCCCTTCGGGAGCGGGGCCGTTTTGCCATGGGCTAGGACAGGGTGCCCAGGAAGCGTTCGGGGTCGATCTCCTTGCGGCGTCCGGGCTTGGCATCGGCGGGAATGCCTCCCACATAGAGCCAGCCAAGAAGCTGCTCGCCGTGGGAGAGCCCGTGCATGCGGGCCACGGGCTCGCTGCGCGTGAGTCCGCCGGTGCGCCAGAGCACACCCCAGCCGGCCTCGTGCAGCAGCAGGCTCAGCACATGAGCCACTCCGCTGGCCACGGCCTCCTGCTCCCAGTACGGCACCTTTTTGCTCTCGCGCGGGGAGACCACCACCGCGATCAGCAGCTCGGCCCGCAGGGGCTTGGAGGAGGGCTTTTTCTCCCCCTCGGCCTCGGCCAGGGCCTCACCCAGGCGCAGGCGATCCTCGCCGCGCAGCTCGATCAGGCGCCACGGCGCCAGGGAGGAGTGGTCGGCCACGCGGCCGGCCGCGGCCACCAGGCGCGCGAGCTCCTCGTGACTCGGCGCCTCGGGCGTGACCTTCGACCAGGATCTGCGGGCCAGCGCGGCCCGGTAGGCGCCGTCGCTCACTCGGCCGCCGGGGAGAAGTCCAGGGCGATCGAG encodes the following:
- a CDS encoding peptide MFS transporter: MRHVEPEEGDRSFFGQPRGLATLFGVEMWERFSFYGMQGILAFYLYFSAVDGGLGMEQSTALGIVGAYGGTVYLFTIVGAWLADRVLGPERVLFYSAVVIMLGHICLAVIPGFIGVAVGLVFVALGSGGLKANATSIVGLLYTAKDSRRDAGFSLFYLGINVGGFLGPILTGLVQSTVGFHYAFGLAALGMAAGLTQYAFGRRRLPVAAQAVANPLPRAERGRWILITIAAIAVIAVLLLTGVVTAENIAVSVSILISAAAVVYFAVILSSKKITTIERRRVYGFIPLFLGSVAFWALYMQQFTVLAAYSDSRLNRVVFGWEMPPSWVQSINPIFVMILSGVFAALWTKLGNRQPSTPVKFSLSIIGIGVAFLLFLPMSGGGPGSAPLLALVGILFIFTVSELLLSPVGLSVATKLAPAAFHTQMVALFFLSVSLGSALSGSLAQFYSAQTEVPYFGILGAVSIVIGLALLLLRGPILRLFAGVR
- a CDS encoding DMT family transporter — encoded protein: MPQTAQKHPFPRWIALPIAMLVGAMMATQVRINGELGSRLDDGFTAAASAFGMGFLLCLIAVSFSPVARAGLRRVVRGLRDGSIPWFTVLGGLGGAFFVLSQSLVGALVGIAMFSVAVVAGQTLSGLVIDGVGFGPSGRVALTVARLGGAVLILGAVGWSVSGKLAENIGIGALALPVISGILVGLQQAVNGRVRVAAGSTLSATFINFIVGSVVLTSVALIHGLLQPHTLVFPSNPLLYLGGVLGVTFIALSAFIVQHTGVLLLGMGTVAGQLITGVILDIVDHGVAGVGFSTIGGAALALIAALIASLPSPALARGHRIVDPLS
- a CDS encoding nitroreductase family protein, with the translated sequence MSDGAYRAALARRSWSKVTPEAPSHEELARLVAAAGRVADHSSLAPWRLIELRGEDRLRLGEALAEAEGEKKPSSKPLRAELLIAVVVSPRESKKVPYWEQEAVASGVAHVLSLLLHEAGWGVLWRTGGLTRSEPVARMHGLSHGEQLLGWLYVGGIPADAKPGRRKEIDPERFLGTLS